GGATGGCCCGGGCCAGCGCTCACCGCCGCGAGGTGCAGATCTCCGGGTTCGCCCCGCTGGCCGCCTTCCTCGAGGAGGTCGGGCTGATGGGCCGTGTCGGCCGCCGGATGTGGCGGCGCGCCGGGTTCCTGCCGGCGCGCACCCCGGACGGCCTCACCGCCCTGTCGGCCGCTCCCGCCGGTTCCGGCGAGGGCGTGACCGAGGAGGTGTACGACGGGTTCGCGGTGCTCGACACCGGTGGCGACGATCGTCGGGTGCACGTGCGGCTGGCCGGACACCTGGATCCGATCGACGGCAAGTTCCACTGGCGCGGAACGATTCTCGACGCGCCGAAGTCCGTCGCCCCTGGACCGGTACGCATCAGCATCGGTACCCGCACCGTCGATGCCCGCATCACCGAACGCACCTCGCAGGGCACGCACTCGATCGCCGGCGTGGGCGAACCGCCCTTCGAACTCGAGGGTGCGGACGTCACGGTCGCCGGATGAGCACGGAGCGGCCGAGCAACCCGGCCGCGAACACCGCACCGCAGATCCCGGAGATCAGCAGTGGCAGCTGGCCGGGCTGACCTGGAACCGCAGTCCAGAGCAGTCCGGCCCATATCCCCGCGCCCAACACGGCGAATCCGCTCAGGCCCTGGAACACTCCTTGGGCACTGCCCTGCAGGTCAGACCCGACCAGCGCCGACACCCAGGCCTTGCTGACGCCGTCGGTGCAGCCGGTGAACAGGCCGTAGGACCCGATCAGCAGCCAGGCCACCAGCGGGTCGGTGGTCAGCCCCAGCCCGGTGTAACCGATCGCGAAGAACACCAGGCCGATACCGAACACCGGTAACCGCCCGATCCGGTCGGCCAGCAGCCCCGCGGGAAAGCTGGAGATGGCGTACACCGCGTTGTAGGTGACGTAGGCCAGGATCACCTCGACCACCGAGAAGCCGATCTCGTTGAGCCGCAACAAGAGCAGCGCGTCGGGGAAATTCACCAGGCCGAACGCCACCAGCACGGCCGTCACCCGCCAGTACCTCCCCGGCAGATCACGCACCCGGGCGAAGATCGGCTGGCGCTCTCTGACCGGCTGGGTGCGCCGTTTTTCGGCCACCAGGAACACCAGAAGGACGCTGAGGACCGCGGGCACCACCGCCACCCACAACAGGGGTGCGATCTGGTGGTCGAGCAGTTCGTAGCCGGCCAGGCCCAGCAGCGGCCCGAGCACCGCCCCGAAGGTGTCCATCGCGCGGTGGAATCCGAACACCCGGCCGCGGGCGGCGTCGTCGATCCCGGCCACCAACAGCGCATCGCGGGGGGCGCCGCGGATGCCCTTGCCCAACCGGTCGACCACCCGGCCCGCGAGCACGCCGGACCACGCACCGGCGGCCGCGACCATCACCTTGCCCAACGCCGCCATCCCGTAGCCGGTGGCGATCAGCGGACGCTTGGCGAAGCGATCCCCGAGCGGGCCCGCAGCCAGCTTGGTCATCGCGGCCGCCCCTTCGGCCGCCCCCTCCACCGCGCCTACCACCGCGGGCGGCGCGCCGAGCACGGTCGTCAGATAGATCGGCAGCAATGGGTAGAGCAGTTCACTCGCAGCGTCCTGCAGGAAGGACACCGCCGACAGCACCCGTACGTTGCGGGTCAGCCAGTCGGGCACCCGGTCATCATGCCTGCCCGATCGGCTCCATAGAACTAGAACACGTTCTAGTGTGTACGGCATGCGGTTCACCTACGCCGAAGCCATGACCGATCCCACCTACTACATCCCGTTGGCCCAGGCGGCCGAGGCGGCCGGCTATCACGCCATGACGATCGCCGACAGCGTCGCCTACCCGTTCGAATCCGATTCGAAGTACCCGTACACGCCCGACGGCAACCGGGAGTTCCTCGACGGCAAACCGTTCGTCGAGGCCTTCGTGCTGGCGTCGGCCCTGTGCGCCGCCACCACGACGCTCAAGTACAACTTCTTCGTGCTCAAGCTGCCGATCCGCCCGCCGGCCCTGGTGGCCAAGCAGGTCGGCTCACTTAACGCACTGTTCGACAACCGGCTGGGGCTCGGGGTCGGCACCAGCCCGTGGCCCGAGGACTACGAGTTGATGGGTGTGCCGTTCGCGCGGCGGGGCAAGCGGATGGACGAGTGCATCGACATCATCCGCGGGCTGACCAGCGGCGACTACTTCGAGTACCACGGCGAGTTCTACGACATCCCCAAGACCAAGATGACCCCGGCTCCGTCGAAGCCCGTGTCGATCCTGGTCGGTGGGCATGCCGAGGCCGCCCTGCGCCGTGCGGCCCGCAACGACGGGTGGATGCACGGCGGTGGAACCGACGATCTCGACGTCCTGCTCAACCGACTCGACGAGATTCGAGCGGAGGAAGGCCGGACCGGACCGTTTGAGGTCCACGTCATCTCCGCCGACGCGTATACGCCCGACGGCATCAAACGGCTTGAGGACAAGGGCGTCACCGACGTGATCGTCGGCTTCCGCCTGCCGTACATCATGGGCGACGACCCCGAGCCGTTGGACCGCAAGATCCGGCACCTGGAGAAGTTCGCGGAGAACGTCATCGCCAAGGTCTAGGGCGTTATCGTTGCGCCGTTTTCCACAGCTGGGTCGCGGCCGGCGCCGATCAACAGCCCAGGTGTGGAAAGCGGTGGGCATCGAACGATGAATTTGAGGGAACAGCGGGCGCGCCGTTAGCGTTGCACCCGCCGTTCTCGCCAACGCTGTCCGAGAGCTCCAATCAGTGAACCCTCGGAAAGCCTGCATATGACGACCTCCCTCGAACGTCCGCGCGCCGTCGTCGCGCCCGACCCCACCGTGCGGACGCTCGCGGTGCTCGCCCTGGCCCTCGGCGGGTTCGGGATCGGCACCACCGAATTCGTCGCGATGGGCCTGCTGCCCGACATCGCGACCGGCTTCGGGATCAGCGAGCCGACGGCGGGCCACGTCATCTCCGCCTACGCGCTGGGAGTGGTGATCGGCGCGCCCGTCATCGCCGCGGTCACCGCACGGTGGCCCCGTAAGGCCCTGCTGCTCACCCTGATGGCGGTCTTCACCCTCGGCAACGTGGCCAGCATGCTCGCCCCGAGCTACCCCACCCTGGTGATCGCCCGGTTCGTCGCCGGTCTGCCGCATGGCGCGTTCTTCGGCATCGCCGCGCTGGCCGCCGCCCATCTGATGGGCCCGCAGAACCGGGCCAAGGCCGTGGCCTACGTGCTGTGCGGGCTTACGGTCGCGACCGTGCTGGGCGTCCCGCTCGCCTCCTGGCTCGGGCAGGCCCTGGGTTGGCGAAGTGCATTCGG
The genomic region above belongs to Mycolicibacterium sp. HK-90 and contains:
- a CDS encoding MFS transporter, whose protein sequence is MPDWLTRNVRVLSAVSFLQDAASELLYPLLPIYLTTVLGAPPAVVGAVEGAAEGAAAMTKLAAGPLGDRFAKRPLIATGYGMAALGKVMVAAAGAWSGVLAGRVVDRLGKGIRGAPRDALLVAGIDDAARGRVFGFHRAMDTFGAVLGPLLGLAGYELLDHQIAPLLWVAVVPAVLSVLLVFLVAEKRRTQPVRERQPIFARVRDLPGRYWRVTAVLVAFGLVNFPDALLLLRLNEIGFSVVEVILAYVTYNAVYAISSFPAGLLADRIGRLPVFGIGLVFFAIGYTGLGLTTDPLVAWLLIGSYGLFTGCTDGVSKAWVSALVGSDLQGSAQGVFQGLSGFAVLGAGIWAGLLWTAVPGQPGQLPLLISGICGAVFAAGLLGRSVLIRRP
- a CDS encoding LLM class flavin-dependent oxidoreductase, encoding MRFTYAEAMTDPTYYIPLAQAAEAAGYHAMTIADSVAYPFESDSKYPYTPDGNREFLDGKPFVEAFVLASALCAATTTLKYNFFVLKLPIRPPALVAKQVGSLNALFDNRLGLGVGTSPWPEDYELMGVPFARRGKRMDECIDIIRGLTSGDYFEYHGEFYDIPKTKMTPAPSKPVSILVGGHAEAALRRAARNDGWMHGGGTDDLDVLLNRLDEIRAEEGRTGPFEVHVISADAYTPDGIKRLEDKGVTDVIVGFRLPYIMGDDPEPLDRKIRHLEKFAENVIAKV